In Saccharospirillaceae bacterium, the genomic window GTGCTGAGCTGGTTTGGTTCGCCTGGGTGTTGGTTGTCAGTCTGGTGGCTTTACAACTATTACTGGGCTGGCTATTTCGTCCATTGCAGCGTGTCGAGCAGCAGGCCCTGGCGATTTGTGAGAAAGACTGGCAGGAACAACAGGATATCCCAAGGGCCAGGGAGTTACGCCGTATGGTACTGGCGATGAATAAAATGGTGCGCAAGTTACGTAGCATTTTTGAAGAGCAGTCGGCGATGGCTGACCAGCTGCGTGAAGAATCTTTTCAGGATTCGGTTACCGGACTGCCGAACCGCAGTGGTTTTGACCGGCGTATTGCTCACGTTCTGGAGGGGGAGGCCGAACACTCCGGTATTCTGATGTTGTTACAACTGCATAATTTTGCAGAGTTTAATCAGAAGTACGGCCGGCAGGAAGGCGATGACCGTTTGCGCACGCTGGCGGTGGCCTTGTCTGAATGGCGTGAGCAGCACCAGCATGCTCTGATAGGACGTCGTTCAGGCGCTGACTTTGCTCTCTATGTGCCCTGCAGTGATCGTCGTCAGGCTGAGGATATGCTGCAGCAGACATTCTCCGAGCTGGCGGCCGGTGCGTTATCACAACGTCAGGAAGCGTCGGGCGAGCAGTTAGTTTTTCATATTGGTGCCGTATTCTTACAGGCTCAGCATGAAGCCATTCAACCGGCGCTGATGAAAGCAGATGCAGCATTGCGTCAGGCTCAGCGTCATCCTGAAGCGCGTGCGCAGTTGTATGGCGAGCAAGCCGATAATCAGCAGGAGTGGGCGGCTCACGAATGGCAATCGTTACTGGAAGCAGTGTTAAAAGAAAAAGCGATTGAGCTGCAGTTTATGCCGATTGTCAGCAATCGCAGTCAGGAACTACTGCAGTTTGAAGTCTTCAGCCGCATTCAGTGGCAGCAGCAAACATTATCTGCTGCTCGATTCTGGCCAATGGTTGAGCAGCATCAAATGGCATCGGCCTATGATTTATGCATTGTTGAGAAAGTGCTTACGGCATTGAACAAGGCTGAGCAGAGCCCGTTGGGAAATGCTAAATCATACCCTCAATACTGCATAAATATTTCACCAGCGTCGGTGATGGATGAGCATTTCCACCAACAGTTAATGGAATTAT contains:
- a CDS encoding EAL domain-containing protein, whose protein sequence is MTLKQQFSILTGLLVVTLLAGNLLVTVMNGRDYFQQQLNGRAYDAATSLALSMTQVNTADDVQLSRVIDVLFDRGFFAEIEFNRLDGQPLHRRARQALEQAPAPNWFITWVDLNLVAAEADVTRGWQRLGSVKVISHSDFAYRDLWAMVRAELVWFAWVLVVSLVALQLLLGWLFRPLQRVEQQALAICEKDWQEQQDIPRARELRRMVLAMNKMVRKLRSIFEEQSAMADQLREESFQDSVTGLPNRSGFDRRIAHVLEGEAEHSGILMLLQLHNFAEFNQKYGRQEGDDRLRTLAVALSEWREQHQHALIGRRSGADFALYVPCSDRRQAEDMLQQTFSELAAGALSQRQEASGEQLVFHIGAVFLQAQHEAIQPALMKADAALRQAQRHPEARAQLYGEQADNQQEWAAHEWQSLLEAVLKEKAIELQFMPIVSNRSQELLQFEVFSRIQWQQQTLSAARFWPMVEQHQMASAYDLCIVEKVLTALNKAEQSPLGNAKSYPQYCINISPASVMDEHFHQQLMELLHQYRDVAAMIALEIPEFALANMESALARLALLVNDYGVNVGIDQVGTGSMAFAYLQRLPLAYVRIDGSFNRGLHKAQDHKFFIQSMVQIAHNLDLLVLGEGLEEKSDVETLRSTGVDGMSGYFFSKPMADLTQAQHWQVT